In Papaver somniferum cultivar HN1 chromosome 9, ASM357369v1, whole genome shotgun sequence, the genomic stretch AGACGCCCTGGAAGACTAGACCGAGAAATTGAAATAGGTATTACACAGTTTTTTCATTTTGAGTCTGTAAGGTAAGTAGTTAGTGCTCCCTCCGTCCTTAAATAGATGACCtctttcaagtttgcacaattcttaaggcaaggagGAGAGAAGAGTTTGttaagtattttttattttttaattatacccttatggataatatttAGTAAAATTTGGAAATGAtacatctctcaaactataccacggATATTTGTAAACACCTACTtgacgaatataaacatggctatcaaattatacatatttcttatactaacaataatcaattaaagggGTAGTTTTAGAGATATACCCTACCCTTGTCTAATGATATAGGTCAACTTTTAgagagataaaattttaaaatgagaaggtcatctaattagggacggagggagtattatacaTGCTGGGATGAAGTGTTAAAAATTATGATTGAGTGATCGTTTTACAGGTTGCAGTCTATACTGTTAGGAATTTTCAGTATTTTGATTCTTTTGTTTTGGTTGCTCGAAAAAACTTCTTTCGTGGCCTCTTGTGCACATATTTGCATGGCTAATTGCAGTTTAAAAGGGTCTGCACAGAACTGTGGCTACATGGAGTTTCGATTGGGTCTGTGTAGCTttaaatatttgaaaatattctTGCTACTTGTAGCCAGTGTCTCAATACCCAGTTGATATTTATTTTAGTGTTTACAGAAGATGGTCTTATTGAATTCTTTTAATGTCTTCCACGAGACCATAAATTTTGGCCGGTGTTATGGTTTTGGATGTATGCAGCTTTATTGACATTGTTTACAAGAATCCTTACCACACAAAATTATTATAATTTCAGGAGTGCCATCCCCAAAGCAGCGGTTGGATATACTACTCTGCCTTCTCAACGGGATGGACCATTCCCTCACGAGCACACAAGTTGAAAATCTTGCTTCTGCAACACATGGATTTGTAGGTTCAGATCTATCTGCGCTCTGCAATGAAGCTGCATTAGTTTGTCTCAGACATTTTGTTGCATCTAGGAAAACTATGGATTCTTCCAGACAGATGTCCGGAAAAGTGCATTCCAAGGTTGCATGTCTGGATGATGATAGTTGCACAGATGTTATAACCGTAGCATCGGGTGACATTAATGGTATAGTGCATATCACTTCTTCCTCAGATCAAGAGGATTCTGCATCGACTGAGAATGTACGCCCATTTGGTTCGTGTACACCAAATGATCATGACTATACTTTTCTTCAGAATTCAATTCAACTAAGCTGTGACAAGGTGACTTCAACGTCAGAAGAAGGAAGTTTGCCGAAAGTGACGTTTGATGATTTTGAAAAGGCTAAGATGAGAGTGAGACCCAGTGCCATGCGAGAGGTACCCTTAATTTCTCTAGTTGGGAATTCATTTGTTGGTATCAATTTGATGCCTGAATAACAGTATTTACCTATTACACTATGGCATGCATCAACTCCTATATCTTGCTCTTGCATCTGTTTGATGTGTCATAATTAATGACCAGCAGATCGACAAGAACCAAAATGAATGACTGTTTCACGTGATCCTATTTATTAATGAGAGGATTAAGATCCATCATATTGGTAATGGTGGATGCCAACAACAAGGCAGCTGGTAAAGATTGATTGTGACCTTGTATGATTTGGAGTTGGAATTTTAAGACACAAGGTTCTTTAACCCCGCCAAAATGTTGCACATTTTGACCCGATGAAACAAATGGTTGAGTAAATTGAATTGCTCTCCTGTCATGATACTCAAATGGTGTCTGTAGGTCTGTGAGGCCTTAATTTCTTACATGGTACCCTAAATTCCTGCTTCTGGTCACCAGGTTACGCTTGAGGTTCCGAAGGTGAGGTGGGATGATGTCGGCGGACAGATTGAAGCTAAGAAACAACTAATAGAGGCTGTAGAATGGCCGCAAAAGCATCGAGATGCTTTTAAGCGAATTGGCAGCCGGCCACCGACAGGTGTTTTGATGTTTGGTCCGCCAGGTTGCAGTAAGACTCTACTGGCACGTGCTGTAGCTTCACAAGCAGGACTGAATTTTCTTGCAGTTAAGGGACCGGAACTTTTTAGCAAATGGGTCGGTGAATCTGAGAAGGCAGTAAGATCTGTCTTTGCCAAAGCTAGAGCTAATGCTCCGTCCATCATATTTTTTGACGAAATAGATGGCCTTGCCATTGTACGGGGACAGGAGAACGATGGGGGCGCTTCAGTTGGCGACAGAGTTATGAGTCAACTTCTTGTTGAGTTGGacggtaagattttttttttcataccaTTTTATCCAAGAACTACAGTTCCTTTTCTTTCACTGGCCACCACCTGCTTACTAATCTCAGTAAAATTGCTACCAGTACTCTTCTTTTGGTACCTTAATTAAACTGATATTTTAAAACTAAActatattttaattattattcaTCCACCACTTGCCACCGTAACAGCTCTTATATGATGATGTTATCTATTCAGGTTTGCACCAAAGAGTTGATGTTACTGTTATTGCTGCTACCAATCGCCCAGACAAGATCGATTCTGCGCTTCTTAGACCAGGTGCTCATTCTCATTCTCAGTCTTACATGTACCTGAACTGACTAGTAGTCTCAATGTTTTGATAACCTCGTGGACCCTATGAAATGCTGGATGCCGTTAGCTCTTAATCAGTTTACATAATTGTTTAATTAGTATTCTAAATTAAGAAAATGCATGCAGGCAAAGTatatttttcgttttttttttagtatttactTCATGCAAAAGAACAAATAATAGATCTGAGTATCCCATAAAACTAGACACCTTCATCTCAAATGTTTCATCAGGACGTTTTGATCGATTGCTCTATGTGGGACCTCCAAATGAGACTGACCGGGAAGATATATTTCACATCCACATACAGAAGATGCCTTGTGGTTTGGATGTCAGCATACGGGAGCTGTCTATTCTCACTGATGGCTGTACTGGTGCAGATATATCGTTAATCTGTCGTGAAGCAGCTCTCGCAGCTATTGAAGTATGACATTTTAATCCAAGTTTTCACAGTATTATGCATCCAATAGAAGTGTTACTTACTCCTAGTAATTTTATCAGGAGAGCCCTGAAATTTCAGAAATATCAATGGCACATTTCGAAACTGCACTTGAACGAGTGCAGCCGTCAGACGTCCAGTCTTCCCAAGACTTATCTAGAAAATTTCAAAGGCTTGTTAGCAGCAGTCCTACGAGAGATGACGTGGAACCTCGGGCGAGTTGGAACTCATCCAACCAGGTCACAATATGGTAAtctgtttccttcttcttctacaatCACAAGTCGCACCTGTACATCAGAGTCGTTTTAAGTCATAAACAGAAAAACTActaatttttgtaaaatctacatTTCCACTCTGCCCCAATACGATTTAGATGAAATGAAGTTTACCAACAGAACAAATATGTAGTTCTTGCTGTTTTAGATTGAGTCCTTGTTTCACCTCTTTTGTTTGTTCTTAGTGGTAGGTGACGTCTAAATATTAGAATTTGTCAATTCAATTTGATATTAAACCAACCGTTGACATGTTTtaaacttttagggtttaagcATGCAGTTGTATATCTAAAATTAATTCTTGATTCTTAATGATACAATTTTTTTGATGTTTCGGTAAATAGGTCTCATATAAAATCGCATCTGCCCGCTACTCTTTTGGGGCTTCTTGCAGCCGTTGCACTTTCAAAGGCTCGTTAGTAGGACTGCCCGCTACTCTTTTTGGGCTTCTTGCAGCCTTTGCACTTTCGAAGGCTCATTAGTAGGACGCAATACTTCCCCTTGGATGCAAGTATAACATCACATTTGTACGTACAGttcgtttgtttgttttttttttgtttttttttttgatgcaattgtACGTACAGCTTACCACTTTTTGTACCACCCATATTCAGTGAGTTGTAGCAAGGATGAATTTGGATTTTGAACTATATGAACATGAGAAGTTTTGTTCTATAAAAGGGAGTGTCTTAtcaatatctgaccttttgggtTTTAGATGAAATTTCAGGATGTCAATTCCTTTGGTGCTTCTTTGTTTAATTGTTTTCCCCAAGGAGACCTTATTGTGATAAGAACCAAGCTCTTCATCTTTCTATTGGCAGGCATCCAAACAACTTCAATATCGTTGCGTTGTAATTGAATAATTAGTCTGGGAAGCGGTTTGGGAAGCGGTTAATGGGTGTGGCCGCATGGGATTTCATCTCAGTTAAAAACTAATCAGtagtttatttatttgtttttttgtacAATCTTCTCCTCACTCTGCAGTACACCCGATGATATTACGTCACTGAATGTGGGTCGAAGTGCAGAGCGCAAACagccaaaaatatttttttccagagCTAAATCATAGGTTAGTTTGGGAAACATTTCAGAGATTAGTTACAGATCCAAGTTCCTACAAAATTTTGTGTTGGCAGGTCCATTAACGGACATACAGTGAAAATTTCAGTCTATTTTTGACAGAACTTTCAAGTTTTCAACCACATGGTCCTCGTCTAATTTCAATGTGATTCACAAGGCGAGCTTTTTCAAAAGCTAAGGCTTAAAAAGCCATTCAGAATTAGGGTTGATACAAATGGGTATTAGTTGATACAAATGGGTATTAATAATTACAGGTCAATTAGAAACAATTAGAAACAACTGAATTACATTTCAAGCGCATTAGCAGAATGAATAATTACAAAAGCAACACGAAATGTGTTATGCACTAGCAGAATGAATAATTACAAAAGCAACACGAAAAGTGTATGCCACAATTATACAAGTAATATCAGGCGCCCGTATAATATAAATTTTTCATTAGAAATATTCTAATTATTATCCAATCGTACATTAGATACACGACTTTGTTAAACCCTCAGTGTACTTACATTGGGTGAAGGCGTGAAGCCGATGTGACATTTTGTTAGGATCTCATTGTGCAATCACCCATTCCAAATTGTGCAATCACCCGGTCCAAGAAGTGCGatctaaaattttcaaaattcgtTCAAACGAATGACTCAGGTGACTAAAGGCATGTTTGGAATGCATGTTTTATCAGGCAAGGTGGTGCAGCATCAAAACACAAGGATATATAACCTCATCCTTTGAAGATTAGTAATCTTTATATATTATTTTTCCAAATGAAACAGTGACAGAAAATCTGAACCAAATTTCAAATGTAATGAACCCCTTCTGGCTAACTGAAGAAATCTACAATCAAACTATTGGGAGAGAACCAATTATTCTTTTCAAGGAGTGATTCATCCCATTTAATTCGTTCAGCATATAGTTGCATTCGTTTGAAGCATGCGTTCCAAACACATGCTAGTAATGAATAATGAATAAAATGTTTCTTTCACCCAAAATATAAATAAATGAAGGTTCCGAGAGCTACTTACACTCCAATCAAACGCAAATCTCCTGGCAAGCATAATAGCTGCATTTCTTTCTCTGTCCGATTCGAAGGCTAATACAAAGGACAGTCCCTCTTTTGCTTGCCAAAACAACGACAGTGCTGCTGCATTACCACCCCCTCTAGTCCCACACAGCTATATAGTTAAAAGGGAAGATAAACATGTAAGATACCATTTGTCCAACGATTAGTACACAGGTTAAAAGTTCTGTTCCACATTGCTTAAAAATTAAACAACCGAAAGATCAAGATGAAGGTCCCAAGCTTATGCCCAATTTGTAAGGCAGACGTCATGATCGGGTGTAGGAATTTAGGAAACCAATATGCATACACAAGCACACAAGATTGTTTGACTTCAGCTGACAATAAAAATGATTTGGTGGTTCCCCAATCAAAGCTTGGCACTGTCTCCTTTACACATTTTATGCCCTTCAAATCAGTAGGGACCAACTCACCCCTTTGTCAACCAATATGTAATAAACTTTGGGTTAAATGAAGAAGACAGAATTACTTATGATGGTATGCCAGGTTTTATTAATTCTGTTGAAAAGCCTGTaatctcttatttttgttttaagtAGAGAGTAAGTTTCTGGGGCTGCTGTGGCCTCTTTTCTTGCTCTCCATCTTCTTGTAAATGCTCTGTACATTTCGCTTTCTTTTAATATATTACCTCTGGATTAACCAAAAAAATAAGTAATACAACTTTGGATTTGTAAATTGTCCGACATGAGCACCCCAAATTTCAGTCATCAATTGTGAAAAGCAATAATACGGAAACAACCTAATTCAATCTCCTGTGTCACTAGAGATTATGGTAAAATGAAAACTTTTATCCAAATTTATGTCGTCAAAAGTTACCTGCATTGAAGTAGAATAAGATTCTTTTGCCTTGACAAATCTTCCTTCAGAGAGCTTCACCCTCATCTTCCCCACGTGAAATACGTGAACAGAATGCACTGAATAAATCTCTTCGTTCATCTGGATAACAACTACCTGAAGTGGAATAACAATTAACAAATGATGAAGGCCCAAAGAATGAAAAGGAACAAGAGTAGGTATCTACAGTGAAGGGCCATACGATAATTAAGTAAGAAAGAAACCCCTGGGATGCTTTAAAGCTTCCAAAAACAACACCATACCATTTTAGTCCACAGCTTAAACTCAGCAAGCTCAGACAAAAAAAGCAGTGTGGGTCGAGCCCCATGTTAGGCAAGCGTGATTTGTCCATATGGACACAGCTATGTTGAAGAATATCAACTAAGTgaacataattaaaaaaaaacgtaattggcgagattaaaaaaaaattgtttctaaaGAAGAATGAGACAATGAAGCTGTCCGGATGAAGACTGGGTTGATAAGGTTTCCTCCTTTAGAACAAGTCTTATGGTCTTTAATTCAAGAACTTCCATGAAATCCCTGGAAAAAAAGCAAGTCTGCACTTCCAAAAGCACAAATTCCAAGGCATGTTCCACGAAACTTTGGAAGAAAAGATGGAATCAAACTAAAGCCAATAGTGAACTATAAGAACAAATCCCAACTACACTCTGTCCTTTGGATTGGAACACTTCTAACCATAAGACTTTTCTCTTTAAGATTTTGGTTTAAAACTCTTTTATGACATGGGCTAGAAATTACATAGCTTAGGTATAATTAGAGATTGACTGAAAAATAACTTCTTGTCAACGCACACGTAGCTAAAAACAATTTTGCTAAAATCAGGGATGGGTAGAGACTATTAGCCCTCTCTTAGGCGTGTCCCTGCAATAAATCCACTCACAACACTACAACAGTATCAATTTGCATATAGGAATACTGGAATATATATTGGATaataagaaaatgaacaagataaCATACATTAAACTCGGTTTCGGATATCCTTACGAGCTCCTCTATATAGCTTCCCAACCCTGGAGCTGTTAATAATAACTGGATCAGTTTGATTTCAATGGACTCcgagaaaaaaaagaaggtaCCCAGTTAGTatagaacatatatatatatacacgtagTCGCAAAAGATTCAATTCCTCCTTTGTAAGTAAAGACTAAAGACACAAGATGAAAGGAAGACCTCacttcaaattcaaaaccaaacctGGACCGATGGGACCGTTGGTTTGCACACTGAGTCTATCGCCGTTTACAACAATATCTGCTAGTAAGATTTGCCCAACATCAAAAGGCTCTGGAGCATAAACCAATTTTGTTGCCCCTGATGTGAAACAAGGTTGAGATAGATAAAACATGTTAAGCGCTATATATTGTGACAGCTGATAAAAGCAGCACCAGTGTGCTGCATACTTCCAAACTTGATTATAAGTATGCAATTTTTACAGATGGTCATTTCTTCCTAGTTTTCAAAAAAGTGATTCTTATAACTGTTTTTTCCCATAATAATATAAACTGGGTTttcttgtaacagttataattttTGAAGAAGCAGCTGTTACAACCATTCCTGTTATTATATAAACTGTTTTTCCTGCTTAACAGTTACGAGCCTTACGGAAGTGGCCGCTACCACTAAAACGACTGTTATTTCTGTTATAACAGCTGTTTTTTATCACAGTGAATGACAACAAAATCAGACAGTGGAAGCAAAGTTCTATCAAGTAAGACAGAGACCAGCTACAACACGCAAGTCAAGTACGCATTgtacaaattttcaaaacttaaatAATTGACGAAAAAAGTCGGTGTGACCTCTATTATTAAAATCATTCAGTATAGTCAGTATTGCTCTGTTATATGTATACTTGTGTAGTTTAAGCGTGCAAATATACATGTGCAAAACAGATATGCATTTATAGAAAAGATGTATCCTCGCTATatctggtatatatatatatatatatatcactatACCAGTAGAGAATTCAACTCCAGTatcgaaaaaaaaaactcacgtgAGAAAGACAAAAAAGATTAAGAAGGCCAGCAAAATCAcacctgaaatattttttttctccttATCTTTAGAACATATACGATACCATTGGACTGAACACTCTGAAAGATGTGGAGCTGTTTCTGTGCGTGGAGTGATGCACAGATAGGAACCCAGAATTTCAGGGCCATCCAATTCATACAAGTAGCACTTCTTTACCTCAAGGCCCTTACTCATTGTGAGCTGAAAAGGGTGACAACAGTTCAGAGGTTAGTGCCACTAGAATCCTAGATCCTCCAGATAAGCCCTCTTCTAAAAGCACTCAAATCCAGAAGCAAAACACAataaagatattagtttgaactGGCGAGATTCAAGAAAAAACCACAATATACGGGCGGGGCTGTAATGAGCCTGTGGCACTGGCATGAGCAAGAACCCATACTAAGGGCTCAACACCTCATTTGATCCTAAACCTAGATACCAAGTACTGCCACAGTTTTAAGAGTGAGTACTAAAAATCCTctagaaaatcaaaatcagtaaGCTAAAAATATCAAGCTACTTGCATCATTCAGACACTATGAATGCCTGCGATTGCTAAGTGTCTATCAAAAATATTCTAAATTTgaagaacaaagagaaggggGAGAATGAAAACCTCCTTAAGAAGCTGATTAGAATATGTGGACATCTCCGCAAGCTGGATTCTTAATTCTTGAAGTTCAAGTTCCATCTCCAGTACCTATTTAAAATGAAACCCTAAAGATAATAAGACTATTATAGGAAgccattttttttaaatatactcCCTACCTAGCAGAAATAAGGGACGAAGGTGAGAAACTAGAAACATAAACCCAGTTTATGTTTTTAAATGTAAAAGATACCCCTTAACTCTGTGATATTACACACAAGAAGTTAGTAAAAGAATGACATAAAATAGTGTGTATTTTACTTGATGAGTTAGTCTTTTGTGTTTTGTGGACTGGAGGGGAGATCGATCAAAAGAGTGGTTTTCAGTTATAATTTTCTGAGCTGACTGCAAGGTTAAGAACATCCAAATGCTAATAGAAATTATTAGCATAAACGGATACTGCGATCTCCCCATGtaaagacaaatttgtttatgatCAGCATAAATGAATAGCATAAATGAATAGCATAAATGAATAGCATAAATGAATAGCATAAATGctaagacaaatttgtttatgatCACCATGTAAAGAATACTTCAGACTGAAAATCTGGTTCTAGATGCTCTTGCTATCGTCTTTCAGAATATTTCTGCATGAATTCCACAGCTAGGAAGTTTGGTTCTCATTTATACCAAATATTTATTTCCTGATATTTGCTTGTAGTATTTATTAGGAATCAGTTTCCAGAATCTTGTGAACTCTTTTTGGGACTTCTACTGGGGTGTATGGCCATTTGGGTTTTTGCAATTAAGCTATAACGTTGCCAGGCTTGGGCTCTTACTCCTATTGTAGTCTTGTGTTATTATTATATGAACAAATAAATAACCCTTGTGCAAACAATTTTTAAAACGAACCTTGCTGTGTTGATGCAGCATTTTAATTCTTCTAGCGTCTTGAACCTCCTTCATTAAATCTTCAGACCCCTAAAATCCAAATGCAAAAGGAAGTACAGAACATGACAAACTCAACTTTTTTATTATAAATATAAAGCAAGTAGAACACATCAAGGTTACAAATACTATTTTAATGAAAATAAGGTCCCTGACTAACAGACACGGTAAAACAAAGTTTAAAAGTTACTGTAGTCTCTCTTTTTTATCATACAGTAAACTTTGCACTTGTACAAAGCACGCTAATCATCTATATTATTGAAAACATGGCCGTCTTTAAATAAACGTAGTACTTCAAATCTTTGTTGGCCGGTCTGCTAAATAAACATCAATATTTGGCAATAACTGCTAATATTTTAAATAAAGCACCTGCATAAACTGTCATCATCATAAGAAATCATTGGTATACTTAGTGCTTAAATTGAAGCAGCTATCAGCACCTAACTTTTGACTAGATCTTTCAAAGGGTATTACCGTGCCAGTTACCGGTATGTGGGTATTCTGTCCTTTTTCTAGAACTAAGACAAGGAAATCTGCTTAACCTCAAGACCGTGTTATATGCAAGTTTTCTTACGCCATCCAAAGGAAGCCTGATTAGACTTAACGACTTTTAGACATTACATAGTGGAGAACCGATTTTAGACAGTTCTTGAACTTGAATCTACAGTCACGGCCAATCCTCATCTATTGGAATCTAGAGACTCATGGCTAAATAATTCAAGAGAGGACCTCATATCTGCACAACTGCACCATGATAAAACTAATGAAACATACAAACGAAATCAAGTTAATTAGCAATATCTAAATCTTGAAGATTCTATGATAGGATAAAAACATGACAACTAACATACTCGAAGTGTAAAGTGCTGCAGTTATCTTTAGTACTTATAAGAATTTTCCTTTTGGATAACTGGACCTAAAAAACTCAGAACAGAAGGAAAAATTAAACTCCCCAGAAAAACAAGGAAAGAGTTATAGAAGACGAAGTCATACTAACCAAATTGTCAGATGTTATAGGTATTCTCTGTTGCTCCTGAAATGCCGCTTCAACTCTCTGCACTGCAGCTTTTGCAATCTCAATTTCATGACGAGCAAAGTTTTTTTCCTTGTCAACGAGTCTTTTAGTATCTTCTGTAGCCTGCAGAATATCGCACAATTGCGGCAAATAAAAGATTAACCAAGTAAACCAAATGTTCAAAGATGCTCTAAATAGTTGACCAGCTAGTCATAAGTATTCCACATAGTAACCAATCAATAAAATCAAATGCATTCTCATATGAGGTAGAAGAGAAACACCACATAGTAGACCGGACAGTTAAATTAGTACTGAACAATGTCCAATTTCAAAAAGgcataaagaaaaacaaataaataagaaaagaaaaaaccagtATATTGGATAGTCCATGTAGATCAAGGACCTAGCAGCCCTAAATCAAGGACATTAGATGTGGACCACTGGACAAAAACCTCATCAACCATTACGGAATGATGTCTACAATTTTGCAGGTTTTGAAACTAGAAATTTATCAATGGAGAAAGGGCATGCATTTACAATGGTAGTAGCAGTTCAGAAAATCTGTCAATACACGATCAAACTATCAGGAATGACAATGGGCCTCACCACATTACCTGCTTGAGAAAATCTGCTAGTATCTTCACATGCTCCTTTTCTTGAGAAAACTCTCCTTCACTTTGTTTCAACTTGACAGATAAATCTGCcacctaaaataaaaataaataaaaagcacCATGATATTTCATTAACAACTATAGTCTCATGAGAGTCGGAGACGGCGAATAAATGTAACACGATTATGTAGAGATATGCAAAAAAACAAACCATAGAAATAGCTTCATCTACATCATCTTTAGTTCGATCAGTTACGCGGACTTGCAAGGATCCAAGTGCACTATTTAGCTTCTCCAGAAGAACATGTCTTTCCAATGCAACTAATTCTCTAAGTTTAGACTGAATTCAAAAAACATGAAATACATAAATCCATATAATACAAATTCATTTACAATTGATTTTGAAATAGTATAGTGTTACCTCATCAGATTTTCCAACAGACTCAGCATCAGCGAAGCCTTTCTCGAACTTATCCGCAAGGTCTCGAACTGATACACGCCTAAGGACAGGTCCCTTCTTCATTGTTTCCACTTAGAATTTCAAGTCATCAACTCTAATTAAACCCAaacttcctctttttttttcttttgcaagtTTCACTTGTTAAATCCAAAATTTAAATCAAATTGGAACTTCTATAACCAAAAAAATATCGAATTAATCCCTAAAAATGATATCCGTGAGAAGACCTTATCTCAGAACAAAACtcattagagaagaagaaaaagaaaacggcAGAAATGGGCGGTGGAAGAAGAATAGTAGTACGCGACTACGCGGTTAGCATAGTCGCAGGATGGCCATCTTAAAATTTGAATATACTAATTGTGTGATGTACGGGCCTACGGAGAgaatttttcattttaatttttttttatcaaaacataAATTACCATTAACCCCTTGGGTTTattttatttctcaattcgaAG encodes the following:
- the LOC113308301 gene encoding stomatal closure-related actin-binding protein 1-like; this encodes MKKGPVLRRVSVRDLADKFEKGFADAESVGKSDESKLRELVALERHVLLEKLNSALGSLQVRVTDRTKDDVDEAISMVADLSVKLKQSEGEFSQEKEHVKILADFLKQATEDTKRLVDKEKNFARHEIEIAKAAVQRVEAAFQEQQRIPITSDNLGSEDLMKEVQDARRIKMLHQHSKVLEMELELQELRIQLAEMSTYSNQLLKELTMSKGLEVKKCYLYELDGPEILGSYLCITPRTETAPHLSECSVQWYRICSKDKEKKNISGATKLVYAPEPFDVGQILLADIVVNGDRLSVQTNGPIGPAPGLGSYIEELVRISETEFNVVVIQMNEEIYSVHSVHVFHVGKMRVKLSEGRFVKAKESYSTSMQLCGTRGGGNAAALSLFWQAKEGLSFVLAFESDRERNAAIMLARRFAFDWSIALLGPGDCTIWNG